From the Lactuca sativa cultivar Salinas chromosome 9, Lsat_Salinas_v11, whole genome shotgun sequence genome, the window cattgactcgtcgagtccttcctgaactcgagaaaTCGTGAAATTcccagttgactcgtcgagtttccctgaaactcgctgagttcatgcaTGACCAAATGTTGGGGAAACCCTAACTGACTCTCCGAGTCAcactattgactcgccgagtccatgcataagtccttgcacgaaaatcttcattggactcgtcgagttggccatgcaactcgtcgagtcctttcagTCCTTTCTCAAtttagatgctttttaagccattccAGAGCTCTGTATTGCAGATcaagcttcccaaggcatgtttatcacataaagttgcaaactttacgtgcatgtaaggCTCTAAAGGCTTAGAATGTCAAATccaagcttgaaatggggtttaaCTCACAAGAGAAGGTCCATACTTgctaaagttggagactttatagATATATAGACCAAGGTAAGTTCAGATaggaagttgcaacttcagatcctaGCCCATACCCAAAATGGCTAACATaaatatgctagaaaagccctaatcttcAACATAATGAGAACTATAAGGAAAAaaggtcaaggtaacaacttattaccttcaaACTGATGCCAAGAAGCAGAAGAGTCAGACCCACTAGCTCCTCTTGTACTACTCCTCTTATACTTCAAGTCTTCTCCTTGCAAAACACCTTCCAAACTTGAAAATCACATAAGAATGGAGCACACACACAAATTATGGTTTTTGGATGCACATGGGGCTGTAAAGGAGgctaagggaggctaatgactctttaaatatggtgcaagaccctgtaaattagggtttcatcctccagctccaactcgtcgagtcatatctccgactcggcgagttggtcatttAAAACGTGGCCCCAAAagttcctactcgatgagttagggaatcaactcgtcgagtagaccttccaatattaaaaatgaagctgtaaaaaaattaatacctgagagtcggggtgttacacaaACGTCCAGATCTAAAGTGATAGCCCCATGAAATGCTCAACCCCATGACAATCCAAAAATGAGTCAAATATGACAATAAACTTCCAaggaagagatctaagaaatagATGAACAAAATTTCGAatttttacctcaaatgagtaGTAAAACACAAGGAGATTTTGGATCTAAAACATTCCCTTCAAGCTAGGCACTACCAACTTCAAGCTCTTTCAAAATGGGACCAAAAGAAGCAACTtttaagctcacacactcaacttGGGATAAGatgcacgattttagggttttttctgGACAAAGgtggctggtaaggaggccagccAAGGGGTTAAAGTTCTTTAAATAGGAGCAACAccctaaacattagggtttcctaaACAGCGTCCAACTCATCAAGTTAGCTCCTCAACTCACTGAGTTTTCTCAATAAACCTCGCGACCAAAACAACTTCTACTCGCCGAGATGAGGCTCCTCAACTCGTCAAGTAAACCCTTTAATCATCATGATTCTTCATTTTCGACACGTCGAGTTGgctcctccaactcgccgagtttaactCCAAATTGGCCTAAATTTAACAATTAACTTTCTAGATTCTAGGTGTTAcaaacaaaataattaataaataatcacaaaaaaatatatcacaaaataacatttaaacAACAAAATAAAGTCActtcaaaaacaaaacaaaaaagaaaatcatTCTTAAATAATCAAAGCATGTGAATATTTATTAAACACGAACAATAAACCATTAAAATTGCCCtaatgaaaacatttaaacataagaAATTGAATTAGAATATCCATTCACAAACACTAAAACTAAGGCATAAACATATTGCCTGATGATTTTAGTAGCTAACAACACAACAAATTCTTGTGATTCGTCCATGACATATGTTCACCACCAAATTCTTATGGTACATCATCCAATTCGTTTCCTCTAATTCATTCACAATCAGAATACCCATTTTTTTAATTTGTTCGTCTTTATTATTTTATGTATTACATTTGTAATGGAAAAGTTCGCAAAGAAACACATTAAGTGATGCCTTTGATTTGTTTCTTGAATACTCTTCATCTTTGTCATCCAACTTATCATCGACCACAAAGGTTGGGTCTCCTTCATAGTTTTCTGCATCCAAATATCTATCTTCAAATTCTAAGTCATATACGTCTCGAGTCTAAGTCTTTGTAATTGTCATTGTCATTGTCACTCTAATTACTCGAAAGTTAATATAAATTCACTTTTGTTCAACAAACACACTTCAAACATTCAATACATTTCAGTTATGGTCTTCAATAGTGCAATTTCACGATCGAACAGTCTTCGATGTGTGTTCCTCTCCAATTCATGATCTTACCCACTAGCCAAACTTTATATTGAATGAAGTGGATGTTTAGAATTGAACTAGGTGTATGCTTGCTTTGAAAGAGATGTTTTTTTTTATCCAGGTAAGTAATGATTCAAAGGATAGTACTATGATAAAGATTGACTGAGAAACAAGTGACTAAACAATTATTTAGTCCACACTtaacaaaattgaaaaataagaattttagtttagaaaaaaaaagtaattgtcaaaaaaaaacaaaaacttatTGTCTTTTATATCATCTAcctctaaaaatatattttatagtaTTAAAGGAAAGAAATTAATAGTTTGTTTTATTAAAGGATAATATGAAGTATGATGCATAAGTTTTTTGAAATAACCAAAATAAAttgtatattttttatatttaacccCTAAAAAATCttgttttaaataaaaagtgCCCGTTTTTGTAACACTCAATATATGAGTGGAAGCGGAACTGAAACCTGTTAGGAAATCGAAACGTTGACCACTTGAGAGCGATTATACTGAGGGGCTGTCGGTGGCAGAGACTTGACGGGAAAGGGAGTCGCGGAAATTGCTTCTATATCGGAGTTGTTGACCAAATACGTGTATATGCACCGGCACCTAAGTATCTGAAGCGGCGGTGACGGTGGTGGTCGTGGTGGCAGAATAACTGTGTCTGCAAGTCCATGGCGTATAGGAGACGTCAAGGATTCGCGAAGGATTCGACCTCTTCGGAAGAATTTAGAATTCCTAGCCCTGATTCTAGACGTCACAGTTCTCCGACTTCGCTAGAAGACGGTTCATCCTCATCTGCCGCCGCGTCGGCTACACCGTCTCTTGCAGCTAAAGCGATCAGAGCGTCATCCGCCAACCGTGACTCTGCGCTCTCTTCGGCTTACGGTCAACCCGCAATTTCACCAAGGACCGCCAAGTCGAATCCACTTCGATCTTCTCAGTCCTCTACTCCCAAGGTCCTCTCTTGTTCTGTACCTAATTGTATCATTTCTTGTGTGTTTTGATTTCTCTGTTTTATATGCTTTTGATAAAAAGCTTCAACTTTGATTGATATGATTTGTGCAAACAATCCTCCCATTCAAAAAGAAAGTCAAATGGGGTACTATTCAATTCCAAGATCTATGTGGATTAATAGACATGAAATTTAATTTTCACAAGTTAAATAAAACTTTATCTTCTGCTAAAAACAATAACAATCGATGAATAGAAAGAACAAATAATCATAATGGAGTGCTAAATTAAATTGCAGCTAATTCACAAAAGCTTCTTTTTGGAGTTCCCATTTACGTGTAATAAGTTAAGTTGAACCCGAGAGTTAAAGCATTACAAACAAAGTTCCATAGTAATTACTAATTAGTCTGCTTGCTTaatatcataattaagaaaaaagaaaaagaaaagtgcAATTAAAAACATCAAAGCAAAGAATGATGTGAAAATGTTGTTATTGTTCAACTTGAGTGTATGCATATGGTGTTTGAAGTGAACATcttgtgtgatttgatgaactAACAAATGTCGATGCTGTTATAGGATGATTCCATGAAATATGACTACACATCAATGAAGAATTTGGAAAAACCCAAGCCTGGATTTTGGGGTGGTTTGGCTAGAAAAGCTAGGTCTATCATCGAAGACGATGATGAACCTCAACAATACGAAACACCGGAAAGGAGGAGGCAGCAAATGTCAGATCCCAAGGTAATTATGATTAGATAATAGATATAGAAGAAATGCTTCTAATTTTTAATGCTAAGTTGTTTATCATGATTcataccattattattattattattgtcttTTCAGAATTCTATCCAGGACCAGTTCCCAGAAAGTCATGAAAAAACAGACAATCCCGGATTCCAGAAGGGGTTAGGAGCTATAGCATCATCTCTTAATTACATTGGTGGTACAATTGGTAATGCTCTTGAGGTAAGTTTCtactataaataataataaccCCCCATTCGAAAAATATTTAGCATCTAGCTTGTTTTTGTCTTTTAGGAGGGAAGAACAATTGTGGAGAACAAAACTGCAGACATAATTCAAGAAACACGCAAACTACACGTAAAGAAAAAGAGTGGCATCATCCCTGATCAAACTCAAACTTCAAATAAGCAGTTTCAGCCTCCTCAACCCTTGCTACAGACTGATGTAGAAATTCAACTCAAGGCATCTCGCGACGTAAGGTGGCAACCTGGTGTACCTAATCAAACAATCATTAATATGGAAATTGGAACCTGTTTTTATATACATCAAATTCAAAATTGGTTTTGGTTGGTAATAATAATATAATGTGTACTAATTAAGATACATGATATGGATTTTGGTTTTCCTCACACAGGTTTCAATGGCAATGGCTGCAAAAGCAAAGCTTCTACTTCGGGAACTCAAAACTGTCAAGGCTGATCTTGCTTTTGCAAAGGAGCGTTGTGCTCATTTAGAAGAGGAAAATAAAATACTCAGGGAGACTCGTGGAGATGGAGACAACCAGGAAGACGATGATTtggtatgttatgttatgttatgttatgtctGTTTGTTTTAAAAACTATAATAGAAACAAAACTTTAAGTTTGTTATTTTGTCTTTGTAATATGTGAATCGACGCATGACAACTTTACTACTTTACACTTGAAGCCAAAGTTTAATCTCTTATAGATGCTATAAATAATGATTATAAAATTTCCCACCAGAGCTCTGCATCCCCATTTGGAATGAGATCAGGCTCAGTGCATGTGAGCATGTGACTGGAATATTATATTATTAGGCATCAAATTGTCTTTTTCCTGTCCCTTGAGGATTGCACCTTGCTAAAATAAGAATgtacttttgtttatttgtttattgtagcatcttactttcatttctttctattacaacaaAATTGTACTTTTACAAATCTATCTAATTAGATGGATTTTTGAAAGTGGGATCCTATAATATGGTAGATTATTCAAGTACAATAATGCCTTATTAAAAATACAATGTTGTGATTGgtatttatatatgtattgttgcaGATACGGCTACAACTGGAGTCACTTTTAGCAGAGAAAGCTCGGTTGGCACAGGAGAATTCAGTGTATGCAAGGGAAAACCGGTTTCTAAGAGAGATTGTTGAATACCACCAACTCACAATGCAAGATGTTGTTTACATTGATGAAAACAATGAAGAGGTCACCCAAGTATACCAACCTCCAATCAACAATCTATCATCAACACATGATTTACAACTGCAATCAATCATAATACCAACTTTACCCTCAACACCTCCCAACACAAACTCACAGCTACAATATCTTTCTCCCAAGACTCCCTTCGCCCCGAATACTCCTTTTATGTAAATAAACCATTTTgcacctattttttttttttttcacatttagcctcttttttactttttttttttttttcccttTTGAGAAAATTTTGCTGTTtgtgaaatgtttttttttgtaaaatcgtGACTTGTTGCTATCATATCTTATTGTACGTGTAAATGTAATTTTTAGTTTTGAATCGGTTTTTTGGTATGTTTGAatcattttattttgtatttgctAAGGGGTATTTTAGATGTTTGACTATTGTTAAAGATTTTTGTTCAACTGTATGCAGGTGTTCGAGTGTTATCTATTTCGGAGCCAAGGTTTATATATATTTGGTCaaatattctattttttttttatataaaaacacgCATCATAAGGGTTACTAAATGAATGGAGGTGATAATTTGTAATTAGGTTAATTTGTTAAAGCTAAGGATGAAATAAGTAACATGAAATAGAAACGGGTAATAAGTTCCTAAATTATTAGTGCACGCACGCAGTATTCAAAATTGATTCATCCATAAAGTTAGATGTCATGTATTTTGTATCTTTTTACATTCACACTTTaacatatttattatttatatgaaAACAGACAAACAAAAAAAGGTTGTTTGTAGGTCGATCCAACTTGACTCGACTAGTTATAACATGTTACCCATCTTATTCAACCAGTGCATTCTGTCAGCAACTGGATTTATTACTTGATGTGGTCGTGACATACAATCATTCAGCTACTGCATCTTATCACAAATTTTCATTCAGTAAGGTGGCATTATATGCGATGGTAAATCTAAATCTTGTAAACTTAGTTGATCAAAATATAGAATGCCACAATTATATAAAGATaagttttaattattttataacaaaaatcaGTTAATTAGTGGTATTGAGAACGTCTTTGGATACTTTAGATGAGTGGCTTATAAAAGATGAAATAACTCAAAATGGTAAACATTTGTTTTTGTGGAGTAAATTGGGAGGTGGTGTTGGTGGTCTAAAATTGGAGGTTTGCTAGTGGTCATGATGGTGCTGGCTTTATTTCGCCAGTGTCAGAGAACAGTTCACTATGTCTAAATAAAGTGGGGGACCTTTATTCCTCATTTGATGAAGAGTGgattacagttttggtccctgtTGTTTATACTTATCTGCAGTTTTAATCCAACTTTTTAGTTTTTTACATGGCTTGTCTTGTGGTTTCTAAAAGCTACACTCATGGTCCTTCCCACAACATAGTTAGAGTGCTCTGTCAAGTCCATTGTTAAAAGACTTTTTTGCATTGGGACaaaatttgataatttttataCTTCAATGATCATGTCTGAAAACTctttaaaaaatgaaataaaactcTAAATATCCCTAACCATTGTCCTCCTCTGTTTCCCCCGAAAATGCTTCCGACCAACCACTATCATTAGCGTAGCTTGGTGCTGTCGTCCACAACGGCGTTGTCGTCTATAATGGTCGAGCTGCCATAGCAACCTCCTTCCCGTTCCATTTTTATTTGTTGTTATTTGTGTCTTTCTCCCATTTTAACACATCTCCCATAGTTGGAGCAGGAGGAtctcgaatgttcaaactatttctaAAATCCAAAAACGATTGTGTAGGTCATTAGTAAAAATGGTTGCATGTTGATAAGCGGATGGAACATGTAAAACACACACATGACCAATTGCGACACGCTCCCTAACAAAATGTAAATCTATTTCCACATGTTTGGTTCTTTAGTGTTGTACTAGATTTTGTTGGTGTTAATCCAAACTTAGTCAATCACCTAATTATCCCCTAAGGGGTATTTTAGTCCTTCTTGTAGAGTTTGAATTAGTAAAGGCCAAGTAGGCCACGTTTATTTTACAGATTTTTTAGTATAGTTTAGATAGGTTTAGTTGGCTGCTGTTTTATTGCTTTGACTAGGTAGAAGTTGTTCCCTTTAAAAGTGGAGTAGGCAGCTAGATCGTGTATATATATTGTATGTTATGGTACTGAATAGCGAGAGTTTAGAAAGATGTAGCCTACGTATGTTTTGGGTTTGTTCACAGGGGCAtgttccaacaattggtatcagagccctaagATCGTGGGATCATGAAGAGGTTCTATGTGAACCGTAGTGTACAGAGAAAGTAGAAGCTCTGAGCCGAACAAAGCTCTGCGTGAGCTGAGTTCAAAACAAGAAATCTGTGTGGTTAAAACTGCATTTGTGTGATGTGTGATTGTGTTTTTTTTGAAGATCGAGTGTTGTGAGAGTTGAAGGAAAGCTGTCTACTGAATCCATGTTCTGAGTGAACCAAGAAGAAAAGGAACCTGTGTGGTGAAGCTTACCTATTTGGAGAAGCAAGTCAACGTGAGAAGGAAAAAAATATAGATCTGTGTGATCAGAAGACAAGAACTCTGCACACCTGCAAGTGTGTGGGTTGAAGAAAGAAAAAAGAGGATCAAACTAGTGTGCTGCTTGGCTGTGATGTGTTCCATTTCTACTGTGGCATTAAAGGCTTACAATGGTGTCAAACGATGAAGGTCCGGCTATGGTGGCTCGATCCCAGAGATGGCAGAAGACGGCTTTTGAGGAAGAAAACAAGCAGGCATGTTGAGAGGAACGAAAGCAGGCCGCAAGTTTGATCACTTTAATTTGGTGGAAGAATGAAAGAAAGAAGCACGACCGACTGGGAAGCTTCAAGATCGGGCGGCAACTAGACTGAAGACCACcgaagtgttggaatagtgtctaaggctgtaaccatattaggcaagtatttgatccggttgtgcatggtccttttgggttgccttcaccatagcaacttgataggatgatttattaagagagagtaaatattattaatatattatgggaataatataatgaataatatattgttatttgattaatataagtcatagaattaattagaattaatttggtgacttaaagagattaattaaataaaggggtataaactgtcaattgtttgatagttaagctttagactgtaaatccattgggatatgctttggacgaattttaagagtgttaggatagctcaaatcgtccaaagggttatataggaatggatttggatagccttaagagaagattatccgattagggtttaggttgtaacccttaaggagtctacaagtataaatagaccctatggctgatggaattcgacacttgaccttaagtaaggaacctctggtcgaaattcctcccctctcctctctcctaaatcattcttcttgctttggtgtttgtaagccattagaggagtgacatttgtgactctagaagctccaagacctcaagatcaacaaggaactcaaaggtatgattctagatctgtttcaatgttgttatttaacctaattagtcattagaagacttggattcaaagcatgtttattagaaagcctagatccgagcattagggttttgcatgcgcacgtaggaaagttcttatggctaaaacccatcacgaaGGAGGTAAATGAGACAAATGGTTTACCTTAGAAAGAGAGACCGAGAGAAAGAGAGAAGTTTGACAGGAATAGTTTGGATTATAGGGGGAGAATGTTGTTGTTAATCCAAACTTAGTCAATCACCTAATTATCCCCTTAGGGGTATTTTAGTCCTTCTTGTAGAGTTTGAATTAGTAAAGGCCATGTAGGCCACGTTTATTTTACAGATTTTTTAGTATAGTTTAGATAGGTTTAGTTGGCCCCTGTTTTATTGCTTTGACTAGGTAGAAGCTGTTCCCTTTAAAAGTGGAGTAGGTAGCTAGATCGTGTATATATATTGTATGTTATGGTACTGAATAACGAGAGTTTAGAAAGATGTAGCCTACGAGATAACAGACAATATAACTCGAGAAGGA encodes:
- the LOC111908442 gene encoding uncharacterized protein LOC111908442 — encoded protein: MAYRRRQGFAKDSTSSEEFRIPSPDSRRHSSPTSLEDGSSSSAAASATPSLAAKAIRASSANRDSALSSAYGQPAISPRTAKSNPLRSSQSSTPKDDSMKYDYTSMKNLEKPKPGFWGGLARKARSIIEDDDEPQQYETPERRRQQMSDPKNSIQDQFPESHEKTDNPGFQKGLGAIASSLNYIGGTIGNALEEGRTIVENKTADIIQETRKLHVKKKSGIIPDQTQTSNKQFQPPQPLLQTDVEIQLKASRDVSMAMAAKAKLLLRELKTVKADLAFAKERCAHLEEENKILRETRGDGDNQEDDDLIRLQLESLLAEKARLAQENSVYARENRFLREIVEYHQLTMQDVVYIDENNEEVTQVYQPPINNLSSTHDLQLQSIIIPTLPSTPPNTNSQLQYLSPKTPFAPNTPFM